The following are encoded in a window of Planktothrix sp. FACHB-1365 genomic DNA:
- a CDS encoding ABC transporter permease subunit, which yields MNLPILNQFSEWNPQLVREIKGRFRLRNILMVIGISILSQVILFFSTFDKFPGINKIKLSSPYCPSQNQGFQAYEKQYWQIQDKLVNITDATKRSVLEQQLKTLEKLKNSDCPHNLIDFNHWFTDYWTNIFIWISVLAVFSLIVLGTYMLINDLATEERRGTLNFIRLSPQSAQTILIGKLLGVPSLVYLGILLTIPYQLWAGISANISPLETLSFYGLTVASCAFFYSLALLVGLTTSSWLHGLQSWVGSSFILMFIWIANNKVITHDGWDWLNLFSPTCLLRYLINRTGESYLNYPFSHANIQQLEWFGLGIGENGVSLWGLALLNYAVLTYWIWQALKRNYNHPNLPALSKKQSYLLTISFTLLALGFTSADFESVYNDSSSIFIANIFLILGLIFALSPQRQTLQDWVRYRRERKQYWWINLGNDLVWGDKSPAIVAILINLLIASTIWIVTISLIVKPSEKNQMLLAVGLHLSFMLLCASIGQLMLMMKTPKRTLWAAGIVSALLVIPPFIIVLLFSSHGGSDAAYVWSALSFISVSSATTSSILMSLMGQGLIIILCNVQLTRLLKKAGESELKALATGIKAP from the coding sequence ATGAACCTTCCCATTTTAAATCAATTTAGCGAGTGGAACCCCCAACTGGTTCGAGAAATAAAAGGTCGGTTTCGACTTCGCAATATTCTGATGGTCATCGGAATTTCTATCCTCAGCCAAGTGATTTTATTTTTTAGCACTTTCGATAAATTTCCTGGGATCAATAAAATTAAACTTTCTAGCCCCTACTGTCCCTCTCAAAATCAAGGGTTTCAAGCCTACGAGAAACAATATTGGCAAATACAAGATAAACTGGTTAACATAACCGATGCTACAAAACGTTCAGTTTTAGAACAACAACTGAAAACCCTTGAAAAACTCAAAAATTCTGATTGTCCTCATAATTTAATTGATTTTAATCATTGGTTTACGGACTACTGGACGAATATTTTTATTTGGATCAGTGTGTTAGCGGTTTTTAGCTTAATTGTTCTAGGAACCTATATGCTGATTAATGATTTAGCCACGGAAGAACGGCGAGGAACCCTGAATTTTATTCGATTAAGTCCTCAATCTGCCCAAACTATTTTAATCGGCAAATTATTAGGAGTACCGAGTTTAGTTTATCTCGGAATTTTGCTCACAATTCCCTATCAATTATGGGCAGGAATTTCAGCTAATATCTCACCCTTAGAAACCTTGAGTTTTTATGGTTTGACCGTAGCGAGTTGTGCATTTTTCTATAGTCTTGCATTGTTAGTTGGCCTTACCACCAGTTCTTGGTTACATGGATTACAATCTTGGGTCGGTAGTAGCTTCATTTTGATGTTTATCTGGATTGCCAATAATAAAGTTATAACCCATGATGGTTGGGATTGGCTAAATCTGTTTTCTCCGACCTGTTTGCTTCGCTATTTAATTAATCGCACAGGAGAAAGTTACTTAAATTATCCCTTCTCTCACGCCAATATCCAGCAATTAGAATGGTTTGGATTAGGGATAGGAGAAAATGGTGTTTCTCTATGGGGATTAGCGTTACTCAATTATGCGGTTTTAACCTATTGGATTTGGCAAGCCTTAAAACGGAACTACAATCATCCCAATCTTCCGGCTTTAAGTAAAAAGCAAAGTTATTTATTAACGATTAGTTTCACCTTATTAGCTTTAGGGTTTACAAGTGCTGATTTTGAATCCGTTTATAATGACTCTTCTTCAATTTTCATCGCTAATATTTTCCTGATTTTAGGTTTAATTTTTGCTCTTTCTCCCCAACGACAAACCCTACAAGATTGGGTTCGATATCGTCGAGAACGGAAACAGTATTGGTGGATAAACCTGGGAAATGATTTAGTTTGGGGCGATAAAAGTCCGGCAATTGTTGCCATTTTGATTAATTTATTAATCGCTTCTACTATTTGGATTGTAACGATTTCCCTCATCGTTAAACCCTCTGAAAAAAACCAAATGTTGTTAGCAGTTGGTTTACATTTGAGTTTCATGCTGCTTTGCGCCAGTATTGGTCAATTAATGTTGATGATGAAAACACCAAAACGAACCTTATGGGCAGCAGGAATCGTATCAGCACTTCTAGTTATTCCCCCATTTATTATTGTTCTGCTATTTTCCTCTCACGGGGGAAGTGACGCAGCTTATGTGTGGTCTGCCCTCTCCTTCATCTCTG
- a CDS encoding ABC transporter ATP-binding protein, whose product MTKDLAIQTRGLTKRFERHFAVNDLDLQIAMGEVYGLIGPNGAGKTTLLRMLATVEEPTMGEIYINGEALSRDHTNPKIKQRLGYLPDDFPLYDDLSVWDYLDYFARLYYLREPRRTQRLYEVLEIVQLTHKRNSLISTLSRGMKQRLSLGRTIIHEPLLLFLDEPVSGLDPIARMQFREIIKALHEAGMTIVISSHVLSDLEDFCTCIGIMELGYLVESASIEELYKRLSIPYIFISTLGKLDTLIVELKNHPAVQSWEILPGNLQVKIHFSGTEKDAAILLRSLIKAQIPLSEFHRVQENLESIFLKLGHKQAS is encoded by the coding sequence ATGACAAAAGACCTTGCCATTCAAACTCGTGGACTCACCAAACGATTTGAACGCCACTTTGCGGTCAATGATTTAGATTTACAAATCGCAATGGGTGAAGTCTACGGACTCATTGGGCCTAATGGGGCCGGAAAAACAACGTTATTGCGGATGTTAGCCACCGTAGAAGAACCCACAATGGGGGAAATTTATATTAACGGAGAGGCGTTATCACGGGATCATACAAACCCTAAAATAAAACAACGTTTGGGGTATTTACCTGATGATTTTCCCCTGTATGATGATCTCAGTGTTTGGGATTATTTAGATTATTTTGCTCGGTTGTATTATTTACGCGAACCTCGCCGGACTCAACGATTATATGAAGTCTTGGAAATCGTGCAGTTAACCCATAAACGCAATAGTTTAATTTCCACCTTGTCACGGGGAATGAAACAACGTTTGAGTTTAGGTCGCACGATTATTCATGAACCTTTATTACTTTTTCTCGATGAACCCGTATCGGGTTTAGATCCCATTGCTCGAATGCAGTTTCGGGAGATTATTAAAGCTTTACATGAAGCGGGAATGACCATTGTGATTTCCTCCCATGTTTTAAGCGATTTAGAGGATTTTTGTACCTGTATTGGGATTATGGAATTGGGGTATTTAGTCGAAAGTGCATCCATTGAAGAATTATATAAACGGTTAAGTATCCCGTATATTTTTATATCCACATTGGGTAAACTGGATACACTCATCGTTGAACTCAAAAATCATCCGGCGGTTCAAAGTTGGGAAATTTTACCTGGGAATCTACAAGTTAAAATTCACTTTTCGGGTACAGAAAAAGACGCTGCTATTTTATTGCGATCGCTAATTAAAGCCCAAATCCCCTTAAGTGAATTTCATCGAGTTCAAGAAAATTTAGAATCGATTTTCTTAAAACTCGGACATAAACAAGCCTCTTAG
- a CDS encoding DUF1269 domain-containing protein, translated as MATLTVWKFHTAEGAETALAKLVQLQKQYLVEIQDAAVVTWPTGRKKPKTIQAFDLVGAGMLGGAFWGMLFGLIFFMPVIGVAIGTLVGALSGQFSDYGINDDFIKSVREQVTEGTSALFLLTGKVTIDKVEDAFKDMDKGELIQSNLSSEQEEKLREHFGE; from the coding sequence ATGGCCACACTAACTGTTTGGAAATTTCATACCGCCGAAGGTGCGGAAACTGCACTCGCCAAGTTAGTTCAACTTCAAAAACAGTATTTAGTTGAAATTCAAGATGCTGCGGTTGTTACTTGGCCAACGGGTCGCAAAAAACCCAAAACCATTCAAGCCTTTGATTTAGTGGGAGCCGGAATGTTAGGCGGTGCGTTTTGGGGAATGTTATTTGGCTTAATATTTTTTATGCCTGTTATTGGAGTCGCCATTGGAACCTTAGTCGGAGCACTTTCCGGTCAATTTAGCGATTATGGCATTAATGACGACTTTATTAAAAGTGTACGCGAACAAGTCACAGAAGGAACCTCAGCTTTGTTTTTACTCACGGGTAAAGTCACGATAGACAAAGTAGAAGATGCTTTCAAAGATATGGATAAAGGTGAATTGATTCAATCTAATTTATCCTCAGAACAAGAAGAAAAATTGCGGGAGCATTTTGGGGAATAA
- a CDS encoding NAD(P)H-quinone oxidoreductase subunit 4: MMADQFPWLTTIVLLPLVASLLIPVLPDQNGKQLRWYALGVGIADLLLMCYVFWKYYDASSANFQLVEKFAWAPQLGLNWAVSVDGLSLPLVLLAGLVTTLSIFAAWQVDQKPRLFYFLMLVLYSAQIGVFVAQDLLLLFIVWELELIPVYLLVSIWGGPKRRYAATKFLLYTAAASLFILVAALAMAFYGGGPLTFDMVELGLKDYPLTLELLMYAGLLIAFGLKLAVFPLHTWLPDAHGEASAPVSMILAGVLLKMGGYGLIRVNMEMLPDAHIYFAPILAILGVVNIVYGGLNSFGQSNMKRRLAYSSVSHMGFVLLGIASFTDIGVSGALLQMISHGLISAVLFFLAGVTYDRTHTLALDEMGYIGKAMPKVFALFTAGAMASLALPGMSGFASEVLVFIGITTSDIYSSTFRVVIVTLAGVGLILTPIYLLSMLRQLFYATGEAPVCMLNNTSLQNPGEQEAFCFGTSCVLPTEATFSDAKPREILIAASFLVLIVGIGLYPKLVTKVYDVKTVALNNQVRDSYIQVAKANPDLYAKGFLAPRIAKPEVASVSGMFK; this comes from the coding sequence ATGATGGCGGATCAATTTCCCTGGCTTACCACGATTGTCCTGCTCCCACTCGTAGCTTCCCTGCTCATTCCTGTCTTGCCTGATCAAAACGGCAAACAGTTGCGCTGGTATGCCCTCGGTGTAGGCATCGCGGACTTATTATTAATGTGCTATGTCTTCTGGAAGTATTACGATGCGAGCAGTGCAAATTTCCAACTCGTGGAAAAATTTGCCTGGGCGCCTCAATTGGGTTTGAACTGGGCCGTTTCAGTAGACGGTCTTTCCCTTCCCCTCGTACTTCTAGCCGGATTAGTTACAACTCTATCTATTTTTGCAGCATGGCAGGTTGATCAAAAACCTCGTCTGTTCTACTTCCTGATGTTGGTGCTGTATTCGGCCCAAATTGGGGTATTCGTTGCCCAAGACTTACTACTCCTATTTATTGTCTGGGAACTGGAATTAATTCCGGTGTATTTGTTGGTTTCTATCTGGGGCGGGCCAAAACGTCGCTACGCCGCTACTAAATTTTTATTGTATACGGCCGCTGCTTCCTTATTCATCTTAGTAGCTGCCTTAGCAATGGCTTTCTATGGCGGTGGCCCCTTAACCTTCGATATGGTGGAACTGGGTCTGAAGGATTATCCCCTCACCCTAGAACTATTAATGTATGCCGGGTTACTAATTGCCTTTGGCTTGAAATTGGCTGTTTTCCCCCTGCACACTTGGCTCCCGGATGCTCACGGGGAAGCCTCCGCTCCGGTTTCAATGATTCTGGCTGGAGTGCTGTTAAAAATGGGCGGATATGGTTTGATTCGGGTGAATATGGAAATGCTGCCCGATGCCCATATCTACTTTGCTCCCATTCTAGCGATTTTAGGCGTTGTCAATATTGTGTATGGTGGCTTAAACTCCTTTGGCCAATCCAATATGAAGCGTCGCCTAGCCTATTCCTCTGTGTCTCACATGGGATTTGTGTTACTGGGAATTGCTTCCTTTACCGATATTGGCGTGAGTGGCGCATTATTACAAATGATCTCTCACGGTTTAATCTCGGCGGTGCTATTCTTCCTAGCGGGTGTTACCTACGACCGGACTCATACCTTGGCTTTGGATGAAATGGGCTATATCGGTAAAGCGATGCCGAAAGTGTTTGCTCTATTTACAGCCGGAGCTATGGCTTCTTTAGCCTTACCGGGTATGAGTGGCTTTGCCAGTGAAGTGTTAGTGTTTATCGGTATTACCACTAGCGATATCTATAGCTCGACCTTCCGGGTTGTGATTGTGACCCTTGCAGGTGTGGGATTAATTCTCACCCCGATTTACTTACTGTCAATGCTGCGTCAACTGTTCTACGCAACGGGTGAAGCCCCTGTTTGTATGCTGAATAATACAAGCTTACAAAATCCCGGTGAACAAGAAGCGTTTTGTTTTGGAACCAGTTGTGTACTTCCTACAGAAGCGACCTTCAGTGATGCCAAACCCCGCGAAATCTTGATTGCGGCTTCTTTCCTGGTACTGATTGTAGGAATTGGGTTATATCCTAAACTGGTGACTAAGGTTTATGATGTCAAAACCGTTGCCCTCAATAATCAGGTACGGGATTCTTATATTCAAGTGGCAAAAGCAAATCCTGATTTATATGCCAAAGGATTTTTAGCTCCTCGCATTGCTAAACCCGAAGTGGCTTCGGTTTCAGGAATGTTTAAATAA